A region of Blattabacterium cuenoti STAT DNA encodes the following proteins:
- a CDS encoding 2,3,4,5-tetrahydropyridine-2,6-dicarboxylate N-succinyltransferase yields MNLLKLDIEKAWNMKKKWTTDENIKDVVFQVIEHLEKGSIRVSNYLNNKWIVNEWIKKAIIMYFSVQKMNTIKLGPLEFYDKIPIKNKFREKGIRVVPHAITRYGSYISPGVILMPSYVNIGAYIGKDTMIDTWATVGSCAQIGERVHISGGVGIGGVLEPLQAHPVIIEDNVFIGSRCILVEGVLIKKGSVLGANVVLTASTKIFDVTNEKPIEIKGIVPKYSVVIPGSYPKKFPSGTYHVPCAMIIGKRKESTDKKTSLNDALRTHNLKI; encoded by the coding sequence ATGAATCTATTAAAATTAGATATAGAAAAAGCTTGGAATATGAAAAAGAAATGGACTACTGATGAAAATATAAAAGATGTAGTTTTTCAAGTTATTGAACATTTAGAAAAAGGTTCAATTAGAGTATCGAATTATTTAAATAATAAATGGATAGTTAATGAATGGATTAAAAAAGCTATTATCATGTATTTTTCTGTTCAAAAAATGAATACAATAAAACTAGGTCCATTAGAATTTTATGATAAAATACCTATTAAAAATAAATTTAGAGAAAAAGGAATTCGTGTAGTTCCTCATGCTATAACACGTTATGGTTCATATATTTCTCCTGGAGTTATTCTTATGCCTTCTTATGTAAATATAGGGGCATATATAGGAAAAGATACTATGATAGATACATGGGCTACAGTAGGAAGTTGTGCTCAAATAGGAGAACGAGTTCATATAAGTGGAGGAGTAGGAATAGGGGGTGTTTTGGAACCTTTACAGGCCCATCCAGTTATTATTGAAGATAATGTTTTTATTGGATCACGATGTATTTTAGTAGAAGGGGTTTTAATAAAAAAAGGATCTGTTTTAGGAGCAAATGTCGTTCTCACTGCTTCTACTAAAATTTTTGATGTTACTAATGAAAAACCTATTGAAATAAAAGGAATAGTGCCAAAATATTCTGTTGTTATACCTGGATCTTATCCAAAAAAATTTCCTTCAGGAACATATCATGTTCCATGTGCTATGATTATAGGAAAAAGAAAAGAAA
- the ruvX gene encoding Holliday junction resolvase RuvX, with translation MSKILGMDYGKIITGLSITDEKKIFAFGLNSVLTKNLMNFLESFLDYEKIEKIVVGLPKKLNNQKEVLIETEIQKFLNKFRMKYPKIILKRLDERFTSKIAFDTMIKLGLKKKKRRKKIILNQISATLILQSYLTKKEKKITIN, from the coding sequence ATGTCAAAAATATTAGGAATGGATTATGGAAAAATTATTACTGGATTATCTATTACAGATGAAAAAAAAATATTTGCATTTGGATTAAATTCTGTTCTCACTAAAAATTTGATGAATTTTTTAGAATCTTTCTTAGATTATGAAAAAATAGAAAAGATTGTTGTAGGATTACCCAAAAAATTAAATAATCAAAAAGAAGTTTTAATAGAAACAGAGATTCAGAAATTTTTAAATAAATTTCGCATGAAATATCCTAAAATCATTCTAAAAAGATTGGATGAACGTTTTACTTCTAAAATAGCTTTTGATACTATGATAAAATTAGGTTTGAAAAAAAAAAAAAGGAGAAAAAAAATAATTTTAAATCAAATTAGTGCTACTCTAATTTTACAGTCATATCTTACAAAAAAAGAAAAAAAAATTACTATTAATTAA
- the def gene encoding peptide deformylase → MVLPIVFYGNPILRKKCLDVDFSSFNRKEEINQLIRNMFETIHKVKGIGLAAPQVGNSIRLFIVETPYYLNKGQNIRNYKEVFINAKILKIHGKEYKFNEGCLSIPGIMGFIKRKSHVKIEYYDQNWKKQKKNLTGICARVVLHEYDHIEGKLFIDYFPSKKKKIIEKKLSKLSEKIYL, encoded by the coding sequence ATGGTTTTACCTATAGTTTTTTATGGAAATCCTATTTTAAGAAAAAAATGTTTGGACGTAGATTTTTCTTCTTTTAATAGAAAAGAAGAAATTAATCAATTAATTCGAAATATGTTTGAAACAATACATAAAGTAAAAGGTATAGGATTAGCCGCTCCTCAGGTTGGAAACTCTATTCGACTTTTTATAGTAGAGACTCCTTATTATTTAAATAAGGGACAAAACATAAGAAATTATAAAGAAGTCTTTATTAATGCTAAAATATTAAAGATTCATGGAAAAGAATATAAATTTAATGAAGGATGCCTTAGTATTCCTGGAATTATGGGTTTTATTAAAAGAAAATCTCATGTTAAAATCGAATATTATGATCAAAATTGGAAAAAACAAAAAAAAAACTTAACAGGAATATGTGCAAGAGTGGTTTTACACGAATATGATCATATTGAAGGAAAACTTTTTATAGATTATTTTCCTTCCAAAAAGAAGAAAATAATAGAAAAAAAATTGAGTAAATTATCCGAAAAAATTTATTTATAG
- the rplT gene encoding 50S ribosomal protein L20: protein MPRSTNAVSSRQKRKKILKLAKGFYGSRSKVYTVAKTAVEKSFVYAFSGRKMKKRNFRSLWIQRINAGIRQYGKSYSEFMNKLSKKKIKINRKTLSYISMNDPNIFKKIVEDIYYK from the coding sequence ATGCCTCGATCTACAAATGCGGTTTCTTCCAGACAGAAACGTAAGAAAATACTAAAATTAGCAAAAGGTTTTTATGGTTCCAGAAGCAAAGTTTATACGGTAGCTAAAACAGCTGTAGAAAAATCTTTTGTTTATGCTTTTTCAGGAAGAAAAATGAAAAAAAGAAATTTTAGATCTCTTTGGATTCAACGTATTAATGCGGGAATACGTCAGTATGGAAAATCTTATTCTGAGTTTATGAACAAATTATCCAAAAAAAAAATTAAAATCAATAGAAAAACTCTTTCATATATATCTATGAACGATCCTAATATTTTCAAAAAAATAGTAGAGGATATTTACTATAAATAA
- the rpmI gene encoding 50S ribosomal protein L35, protein MPKLKTKSGSKKRFKKTANGYIKRKHAFKNHLLTKKSKKRKRRLSLLTLLNKSDQKNIKIQI, encoded by the coding sequence ATGCCTAAATTAAAAACAAAATCAGGATCAAAAAAAAGATTTAAAAAAACGGCTAATGGATATATTAAAAGAAAACATGCATTTAAAAATCATCTATTAACTAAAAAATCTAAAAAAAGGAAAAGGCGTCTTTCTTTATTAACTTTGTTAAATAAATCCGATCAAAAAAATATTAAAATACAAATTTAG
- the infC gene encoding translation initiation factor IF-3 — MYRPLPQKKEKHRINKKIDAEKVRLVGGGSIENGIYSIQEALQFSRNRELDLVEINPKLNPPVCKILDYKKFLYEQKKRKKQFKAKQVKVNTKEIRFGPQIGDHDGKVKIKSAEKFLMRGDKVKVFVFFKGRSIVYKDQGKIKLLKFAEEIEEYGKVEQMPVMEGKRMYMILAPKKL; from the coding sequence ATCTACCGACCATTACCGCAAAAAAAAGAGAAACATAGGATTAATAAAAAGATTGATGCAGAAAAAGTTCGTTTAGTTGGAGGTGGGTCCATAGAAAATGGAATTTACTCAATACAAGAAGCTCTTCAATTTTCTAGAAATAGAGAATTAGATTTAGTTGAAATTAATCCTAAATTAAATCCTCCAGTGTGTAAAATACTGGATTACAAAAAATTTTTATATGAACAAAAAAAAAGAAAGAAACAATTTAAAGCAAAACAAGTTAAAGTTAATACTAAAGAAATTAGATTCGGTCCACAAATTGGAGATCATGATGGAAAAGTAAAGATTAAAAGTGCAGAAAAATTTTTAATGCGAGGAGATAAAGTAAAAGTATTTGTTTTTTTCAAAGGACGTTCTATAGTATATAAAGATCAAGGTAAAATAAAATTATTAAAATTTGCAGAAGAAATTGAAGAATATGGAAAAGTAGAACAAATGCCGGTAATGGAAGGAAAGAGAATGTATATGATTTTAGCTCCAAAAAAACTTTAA
- the thrS gene encoding threonine--tRNA ligase — MDENKLVSLLKEDSNRDHRKIGKKLKFFIFSDRVGTGLPLWLPRGTIFRKNLEEFLTEVQKKYGYEMVVTPHIGHKKLYIKSGHWDKYGENHFNPICTPRREEEFLLKPMNCPHHCEIYRSQEWSYRDLPKRFSEFGTVYRYEKSGELHGLTRVRCFTQDDAHIFCTYDQLLEELKKVVNLFFYVFSSLGFSDYSIRVSLRDPKKKDDYIGSKKNWEKAEKALLEIVKKENIKASVNYGDAAFYGPKLDFLIQDSLGRNWQLGTIQVDYNLPERFDLYYKGKNNEKCRPVMIHRAPFGSLERMIAIMIEHTEGNLPLWLVPNQVVILPISDKYVVYAKKILNLMLSYNIRVFLDNRNEKINKKIRDSEDKKIPYMIILGKKEEKNKMMSLRRHGLGHIGIFSISNGIESILNETKLKK, encoded by the coding sequence ATGGATGAAAATAAATTAGTTTCTCTTTTAAAAGAAGATTCTAATAGAGACCATAGAAAAATAGGAAAAAAACTAAAATTCTTTATTTTTTCTGATAGAGTAGGAACTGGATTACCTTTATGGTTACCTAGAGGAACAATTTTTAGAAAAAATTTAGAGGAATTTTTAACCGAGGTTCAAAAAAAATATGGATACGAAATGGTTGTAACTCCACATATTGGACATAAAAAATTATATATTAAAAGTGGACATTGGGATAAGTATGGAGAAAATCATTTTAACCCCATTTGTACCCCTCGTAGAGAAGAAGAATTTCTTTTAAAGCCTATGAATTGTCCTCATCATTGTGAAATCTATCGTTCTCAAGAATGGTCTTATCGTGATCTTCCTAAACGATTTTCAGAATTTGGAACAGTATATCGTTATGAGAAAAGTGGAGAACTTCATGGATTAACTAGAGTTAGATGTTTTACTCAAGATGACGCTCATATTTTTTGTACTTACGATCAATTATTAGAAGAATTAAAAAAAGTTGTTAATTTATTTTTTTATGTTTTTAGTTCTTTGGGTTTTTCGGATTATTCAATAAGAGTTTCTCTTAGAGATCCTAAAAAAAAAGATGATTATATAGGATCAAAAAAAAATTGGGAAAAAGCTGAAAAAGCTTTATTAGAAATAGTAAAAAAAGAAAATATAAAAGCATCTGTTAATTATGGAGATGCTGCTTTTTATGGACCGAAATTAGATTTTCTTATTCAAGATTCTTTAGGAAGAAATTGGCAGCTTGGAACAATTCAAGTAGATTATAATTTGCCTGAGAGATTCGATTTATATTATAAAGGAAAAAATAATGAAAAATGTCGTCCTGTAATGATACATAGAGCACCTTTTGGTTCATTAGAACGAATGATAGCTATAATGATTGAACATACAGAGGGTAATTTACCATTATGGTTAGTTCCGAATCAAGTGGTTATACTTCCTATAAGTGATAAATATGTAGTTTATGCGAAAAAAATTTTAAATTTAATGTTGAGTTATAACATTCGTGTATTTCTTGATAATAGAAATGAAAAAATTAATAAAAAAATTAGAGATTCTGAAGATAAAAAAATTCCTTATATGATAATTTTGGGAAAAAAAGAAGAAAAAAATAAAATGATGTCATTGCGACGTCATGGTTTAGGACATATAGGAATATTTTCTATTTCCAATGGAATAGAATCTATTTTGAATGAAACAAAATTAAAAAAATAA
- a CDS encoding MIP/aquaporin family protein, with the protein MTKIYAEIIGTMILVFLGNGVVANVILSKTKGHSKNGGGWLTITIGWALAVFMAITVSAPYSGAHLNPCVSISYAIIGKFSWKMVPFYIFSQFIGAMLGSLFVWFLYKDHFFETQEKQEKLSVFVTFPSIKNLFSNFLSEVLATFVFIFISLYLSTEGTLFLREEKYPVGLGSLGAVPSALVVLGIVLSLGGATGAALNPARDLGPRIIYSIIPIPGKEKNHWNYALIPIFGPIVGCVIASVFYLCLSS; encoded by the coding sequence ATGACAAAAATATATGCAGAAATCATAGGGACAATGATTTTAGTATTTTTAGGAAACGGCGTAGTAGCAAATGTTATTTTATCAAAGACTAAAGGTCATAGTAAAAATGGTGGAGGATGGCTTACGATTACTATAGGATGGGCTCTAGCTGTTTTTATGGCTATAACAGTTTCTGCTCCTTATAGTGGAGCACACTTAAATCCATGTGTATCAATAAGTTATGCTATTATTGGAAAATTTAGTTGGAAAATGGTCCCCTTCTATATTTTTTCTCAATTCATTGGAGCTATGTTAGGGTCTTTATTCGTATGGTTTTTATATAAAGATCATTTTTTTGAAACTCAAGAAAAACAAGAGAAACTATCTGTTTTTGTAACTTTTCCTTCTATAAAAAATTTATTTTCTAATTTTTTAAGTGAAGTATTAGCTACTTTTGTTTTTATATTTATTTCTTTATATCTTTCTACAGAAGGAACTCTATTTTTAAGAGAAGAAAAATATCCTGTAGGGTTGGGATCTTTAGGGGCTGTTCCTTCTGCTTTAGTCGTATTAGGAATTGTTTTATCCTTAGGAGGAGCTACAGGTGCAGCTCTAAATCCTGCTCGTGATCTAGGCCCAAGAATTATATATTCTATTATTCCTATTCCTGGAAAAGAAAAAAATCATTGGAATTATGCTTTAATTCCAATATTTGGACCTATAGTAGGATGTGTGATCGCATCAGTTTTCTACTTATGTTTATCATCATAA
- the glpK gene encoding glycerol kinase GlpK, which produces MFMKKYVLSLDQGTTSSRAIIFDQVGNIISVAQREFTQIYPHPGWVEHNAEEIWSTQASVALEAILKANLEGENIISIGITNQRETTVIWDKKTGEPIFNAIVWQDRRTFKYCDLLKKEGLTKMIRKKTGLIIDPYFSATKIKWILENVPGAKNKARSGSLAFGTIDSWLIWNLTGKKNHVTDVTNASRTMLFNIHTLSWDQELIDLFDIPFIMLPEVKSSSEIFGYTTGHILSHKIPISGIAGDQQASLFGQMCTKIGMVKNTYGTGCFMLMNVGDNPVFSQNNLITTIAWKIKNQVQYALEGSVFIAGAVVQWLRDGLGLLLSSNEAEKLASSVDNTEGLYIVPAFSGLGAPYWDQKARGTIVGITRGTSSAHFVRAALESIAFQNMDVLKAMEADSGISIKELRVDGGATVNKLLMQFQSDILNVKVVKSKISELTAAGAAYLAGLAVNYWSSLEEIQNKWKLEQIFEPKEMSNRLERIQGWKRAIKTTRSWSSQIKYK; this is translated from the coding sequence ATGTTTATGAAAAAATACGTGCTATCCTTAGATCAAGGAACAACTAGTTCTAGAGCAATTATTTTTGATCAAGTTGGAAATATTATTTCTGTAGCTCAAAGAGAATTTACACAGATATATCCTCATCCTGGATGGGTGGAGCACAATGCGGAAGAAATATGGTCAACACAAGCATCAGTTGCTTTAGAAGCCATTTTAAAGGCTAATTTAGAAGGAGAAAATATAATATCGATAGGAATTACTAATCAAAGAGAAACTACTGTTATATGGGATAAAAAAACAGGAGAGCCTATTTTTAATGCCATAGTATGGCAAGATAGACGTACATTTAAATATTGTGATCTTCTTAAAAAAGAAGGATTAACCAAAATGATTCGAAAAAAAACAGGTTTAATTATAGATCCTTATTTTTCCGCTACGAAAATTAAATGGATATTAGAAAATGTTCCTGGAGCGAAAAATAAAGCTCGTTCTGGATCTTTAGCTTTTGGAACTATAGATTCATGGTTAATATGGAATTTGACTGGAAAAAAAAATCACGTCACAGATGTGACTAACGCTTCTCGAACTATGTTATTTAATATTCATACCTTAAGTTGGGATCAAGAATTAATAGACTTATTTGATATTCCATTTATTATGCTTCCAGAAGTAAAATCATCTAGTGAAATCTTTGGATATACAACAGGACATATTCTTTCACATAAAATTCCTATATCTGGAATAGCTGGAGATCAACAAGCATCTCTTTTTGGTCAAATGTGTACTAAAATTGGTATGGTAAAAAATACTTATGGAACAGGATGTTTTATGCTAATGAATGTGGGAGATAATCCAGTTTTTTCTCAAAACAATTTAATTACTACTATAGCTTGGAAAATAAAAAATCAAGTTCAATATGCATTGGAAGGAAGTGTATTTATTGCGGGAGCTGTAGTTCAATGGCTTAGAGATGGATTAGGCTTACTTTTATCCTCTAACGAAGCGGAAAAATTAGCTTCTTCTGTAGATAATACAGAAGGATTATACATAGTTCCAGCTTTTTCTGGATTAGGAGCTCCTTATTGGGATCAAAAAGCGAGAGGAACTATTGTTGGAATAACAAGAGGCACTTCTTCCGCTCATTTTGTTCGAGCTGCATTAGAGAGTATTGCTTTCCAGAATATGGATGTATTAAAAGCTATGGAAGCGGATTCTGGTATTTCTATAAAAGAATTACGTGTAGATGGAGGGGCTACAGTAAATAAATTATTAATGCAATTTCAGTCTGATATTTTAAATGTAAAAGTTGTTAAATCCAAAATATCTGAGCTTACAGCAGCTGGAGCTGCTTATTTAGCAGGATTAGCTGTAAATTATTGGAGTAGTCTTGAAGAAATTCAAAATAAATGGAAATTAGAACAAATTTTTGAACCAAAGGAGATGTCTAATAGATTGGAAAGAATTCAAGGTTGGAAAAGAGCAATTAAAACAACTCGTTCTTGGTCCAGTCAAATAAAATATAAATAA
- a CDS encoding glycerol-3-phosphate dehydrogenase/oxidase, producing MKDFLNRDRFLNILENVNIWDVIIIGGGATGLGIALDSSSRGYKTLLLEQSDFSKATSSRSTKLIHGGVRYLAQGNIRLVYEALQERGFLLKNAPHLVKKQKFIIPVFNWKMGVMYWTGLKLYEWLSGSLSFGKSKFLSKYEIIKKFPEIKSKELKGGILYYDGQFDDARLAINLAQTCVKKGGILLNYFQVESLLKKVGNKISGVVACDLETQKKYFISSKIVINATGVFSDTISKMDKSACPIFIKPSQGTHIVLDKSFFSSSNAIVIPKTDDGRILFCVPWYDHVLVGTTDTFLEKSVLEPKPLEKEIDFILQTFNKYFIFNTKKNDILSAFSGLRPLFVSSSNNSCFYTNKTKDISRSHKLIISSSGLISIIGGKWTTYRKMAEDAVNKAIEIGKLHKMPSITKNLKIYGSKASYKNQNYHWNKYGEDEYHIKKLIDKNPLLGTFLISKDSSYSYTEAEVIWMVRYEMARTIEDVLARRFRLLFLNAKKAIDIAPKIASLMAKELSRDEKWEKLQVASFKKLAMQYYFPSTSVL from the coding sequence ATGAAAGATTTTTTAAATAGAGATAGATTTTTGAACATTTTAGAAAATGTAAATATCTGGGATGTTATCATAATTGGAGGAGGAGCTACTGGATTAGGGATTGCTTTAGATTCTTCTTCTAGAGGATATAAGACTCTTTTATTAGAACAATCTGATTTTTCTAAAGCTACTTCTAGTCGAAGTACGAAGTTAATTCATGGAGGAGTACGATATTTAGCTCAAGGGAATATAAGATTAGTTTATGAGGCCTTGCAAGAAAGAGGTTTCTTATTAAAGAATGCTCCTCATTTAGTAAAAAAACAAAAATTTATTATTCCAGTTTTTAATTGGAAAATGGGAGTAATGTATTGGACTGGTCTAAAATTATATGAATGGCTATCTGGTTCTTTAAGTTTTGGAAAATCCAAGTTTTTGTCTAAGTATGAAATAATTAAAAAATTTCCAGAAATTAAAAGTAAAGAATTAAAAGGAGGTATTTTATATTATGATGGTCAATTTGATGATGCACGTTTAGCTATAAATTTAGCACAAACTTGTGTTAAAAAAGGTGGAATATTATTAAATTATTTTCAAGTCGAAAGTTTGTTAAAAAAAGTTGGAAATAAAATTTCTGGAGTTGTTGCCTGTGATCTTGAAACTCAAAAAAAATATTTTATTTCTTCAAAAATAGTTATCAACGCTACTGGTGTATTTTCTGATACTATTTCAAAAATGGATAAATCTGCATGTCCCATTTTTATTAAACCAAGTCAAGGAACACATATTGTATTAGACAAATCTTTTTTTAGTAGTTCAAATGCTATAGTTATTCCAAAGACTGATGATGGAAGGATATTATTTTGTGTTCCATGGTATGATCATGTTTTAGTAGGAACTACAGATACTTTTTTAGAAAAAAGTGTTCTTGAACCAAAACCTTTAGAAAAAGAAATAGATTTTATATTACAAACTTTTAACAAATATTTTATATTTAATACCAAAAAAAATGATATATTGAGTGCATTTTCTGGATTGCGTCCTCTTTTTGTTTCTTCTTCTAATAATTCTTGTTTTTATACTAATAAAACTAAGGATATTTCTAGATCTCATAAATTGATAATTAGCTCTTCTGGACTAATTAGTATTATAGGAGGAAAATGGACAACATATAGAAAAATGGCGGAAGATGCTGTAAATAAAGCTATTGAAATAGGAAAATTACATAAAATGCCTTCTATAACAAAAAATCTTAAAATTTATGGATCCAAAGCTTCATATAAAAACCAAAATTATCATTGGAATAAATATGGAGAAGATGAATATCATATAAAAAAATTAATTGATAAAAATCCATTATTGGGTACTTTCTTAATTTCCAAAGATTCTTCTTACTCTTATACAGAAGCAGAAGTTATTTGGATGGTTCGTTATGAAATGGCAAGAACAATTGAAGATGTTTTAGCAAGGAGATTTCGTTTATTATTTTTAAATGCTAAAAAAGCAATAGATATAGCACCAAAAATTGCATCTTTAATGGCTAAAGAACTTTCTAGAGATGAAAAATGGGAAAAATTACAAGTGGCTTCTTTTAAGAAGCTTGCTATGCAATACTATTTTCCATCAACATCAGTTTTATAG
- the ffh gene encoding signal recognition particle protein encodes MFEHLKNKISEALHVFKGDSKITEINIASSLKKIGNALIDADVNYKIVRNFIHKIQEKSIGKKVLTSLNPKQLITKIVYDELVLLMGKKNVEMDLSKNPSIILICGLQGSGKTSFSSKLAFFLTKKNKFPLLVSVDIHRPAAVDQLKLIAKKVNIPVFSLEKSKNVIEIIDQSILYAFKNKRNIIIIDTAGRLAIDQIMMEEIQRINQHSKPNEILFVVDSMTGQDAINTAQSFSKKLNLDGIVITKLDGDNRGGVAITISSIVKKPIKFISNGEKIEDLEVFHPDRIANRILGMGDIVSLVEKVQEQFDEKRTRKIYQKISKNSFDFNDLLYQIQKIKKIGNIKNIISMIPGIDKYFSFDGDHKNSFKKIESIIYSMTPYERIHPKVFSDVKRKKRISKGSGITLSHIDLFMKQFYDMSKIVKKIHAHSGKETIKNLLYQMIKKENYN; translated from the coding sequence ATGTTTGAACATTTAAAAAATAAAATTTCTGAAGCTCTTCATGTTTTTAAGGGAGATAGTAAAATTACAGAAATTAATATAGCATCTTCTCTAAAAAAAATTGGAAATGCACTCATTGATGCAGATGTTAATTACAAAATAGTTAGAAATTTTATTCATAAAATTCAAGAAAAATCTATTGGAAAAAAAGTTCTGACTTCTTTAAATCCAAAACAATTAATTACAAAAATAGTATATGATGAATTAGTTCTTCTTATGGGAAAAAAAAATGTAGAAATGGATCTATCTAAGAATCCTTCTATTATTTTAATTTGTGGATTACAGGGAAGTGGAAAAACTTCTTTTTCCTCTAAACTTGCTTTTTTTTTAACAAAAAAAAATAAATTTCCTTTGCTAGTATCTGTAGATATTCATCGTCCTGCAGCAGTAGATCAGTTGAAATTGATTGCAAAAAAAGTAAATATTCCTGTTTTTTCTTTAGAAAAAAGTAAAAATGTTATAGAAATAATAGATCAATCTATCCTTTATGCTTTCAAAAATAAAAGGAATATAATTATTATTGATACAGCTGGTCGATTAGCGATCGATCAAATTATGATGGAAGAAATTCAAAGAATAAATCAACATTCTAAACCAAATGAAATTTTATTCGTAGTTGATTCTATGACAGGACAAGATGCTATAAATACGGCTCAATCTTTTTCAAAAAAATTAAATCTTGATGGAATTGTCATAACAAAATTAGATGGAGATAATAGAGGTGGAGTTGCTATTACTATATCTAGTATAGTAAAAAAACCTATAAAATTTATTAGTAATGGAGAAAAAATAGAAGATTTAGAAGTTTTTCATCCAGATAGAATAGCCAATAGAATATTAGGTATGGGTGATATAGTTTCTTTAGTTGAAAAAGTACAAGAACAATTTGATGAAAAAAGAACGCGAAAAATATATCAAAAGATTTCAAAAAATAGTTTTGATTTTAATGATTTATTATATCAGATTCAAAAAATTAAAAAAATAGGAAATATAAAAAATATTATTTCAATGATTCCTGGAATCGATAAGTATTTTTCTTTTGATGGAGATCACAAAAATTCTTTCAAAAAAATAGAATCTATTATTTATTCTATGACTCCTTATGAAAGAATTCATCCTAAAGTTTTTTCTGATGTAAAAAGAAAAAAAAGAATATCTAAAGGATCTGGGATTACATTAAGTCATATAGATCTTTTTATGAAACAATTTTATGATATGAGTAAAATCGTAAAAAAAATTCATGCTCATTCAGGAAAAGAGACTATAAAAAATTTACTCTATCAAATGATTAAAAAAGAAAATTATAATTGA